The nucleotide window AAAGCTTACGGCCGTTATCACCAGGCCTTGTGCCAGGACGACGACTGGACAGGACGATTGCTGGCCCGAGATTTCGCCCAGGCCTACGAAGAACAGGTTCGCCTGGTCTCCACCCTGCACACCGATCACCATGGATGATGCACATGTCTCGTTGCACGATGCTTTTCCTCACCACCTTGACGACCGTTGTCACGACGTTGCTGTTGGCCGGTTGCACCACGCTGTCGCCGTTTTCGACGATGACTAAACTCGCCCTCACGCTGACGGCCAGCGATCAACTCAACCCGGACCTCAACGGACGACCATCGCCGGTGGTAGTGCGGCTGTTTGAGCTCAGGCACCCGGTGGCCTTCGAAAATTCGGACTTCTTCAGCCTCTATGAACGCGCCAGGGAGACGTTGTCGCCGGACCTGCTTTCCAGCGAAGAACTGGAGCTGCGCCCGGGTGAGACTGTAGAGCTGAAGCTCGACATCGCTGGCGGTGGTCGTTACGTCGGAGTCGTCGCTGCGTACCGTGACCTGCCACAAGCGCGCTGGCGTTATACCTTGCCAGTCACCGCGGCGCAGCTCAACAAGGCAAGCCTGATCCTCGATCAGGATGGGATTACCAACGCCATTGAAACACCTGCCGGAACCGACGCCCGATGAATCACGACAAAGTCATCTGGCAGGAAGGCATGCTGCTGCGCCCACAGCATTTGCAGCACAACGATCGCTACTTCGATCACCAGTTGAAATTCCGCACGCGCTTCCTGGCCCAGTACACCTGGGGATTCCTGGCGCTGGAAATCGACACCCAGTTTCTCAACATGGGTCAGTTGGTGGTCAGCCAAGCCTCTGGCGTCCTGCCGGACGGCAGCCTGTTCGACTTGAACAGCAGCGCCGGCCCCCTGGTCCTGGAAGTCCCTCCCAATACCAGCAATACGTCGATCTACCTTGCTTTGCCGCTGGTAACCGGCAATCGCGTCGAGTCCCGTCGTCCAGAGCATTCTGATGTACTCGCGCGCTACATCACCTACGAAATGCAGGTGGCCGATTGCAATGCCGCAGACACGCTCAGCAGCCAGATCAGTTGCGGCCGTCCGGATCTGCGCCTGCTGCTCGGCGAACAGCAGACCGATCAGGCGTTCGTGAAGCTCAAGCTTTGCGAGGTACTCGATACCACGTCCGATGGGGTGATCAGGCTCGATCCGGACTTTGTGCCGACCTTCATCCAGGCCGGTTCATCCAGTTATCTGCGCTCGTGTCTCAAGGAGGTCATCGGCATGCTGGGACACCGGGGCGACAGCCTCGCCGAACGGATTCGCTCCAACGGCAAGGCCGGAGGCACGCAAGTCGGCGACTTCATGATGCTGCAGTTGATCAACCGTAACGAACTGCTGTTGCGTCATGACCTGGATCTGGAGCAGGTACACCCCGAACGGCTGTACCGCACCTTGCTGAGCCTGCTGGGTGAGTTGGCGACGTTTTCCGGTGAGAGCAAACGCCCACCGCTCAACAACCATTATCGCCACGGTGACCAGGGTGGTTGCTTTCGAAGCTTGATGCAGGGCATCCGCCAGATGCTTTCCATGGTGCTTGAACAGCATGTGATCGAACTGCCCTTGCAGGCACGTCAATACGGAATCATCGTCTCGCCGGTCCACGACCTATCACTGCTGGGCTCGGCTTCGTTCGTCCTGGCGGCGAGCGCCCATTGCGACGGCGAAGAGCTGCGCCAGCGTTTGCCCTCGCAGCTCAAGGTCGGTCCGGTGGAACGCATCCGTCAGTTGGTCAATCTGCACTTGCCCGGGATCCGGATCAGGCCCCTGCCCGTGGCGCCGCGGCAGATTGCATTCCATGCCAACAAGACCTACTTCATCCTCGAGCCCAACCCCGAAGACCTGTCCCAACTGAAGCGCTCGGCAGGCTTTGCCTTTCATGTTTCCGGAGACTTCACCGAGCTTGAACTGAACTTCTGGGCCATCAGGAACTGACTGAAATGGACAAGGAAAATCCTCAGGACGAAACCACCGTCCTGCTCGATCATCACGGCCAACGTCCGGCTTCGCAGCCATTGACCAATGCCGCCGCGCCGCCGCGAATAGAGCAGTTGCAGGAGCGCATGATCTACGCCGCGCACCAGCCATCCACGCGGACATCAACGACGGGCCTCAATCCGCTGGTAGCGGCGGCATCCGGGTTGCTGTCGCAATTGGCAAGGCTCAAACATGGTCGCGATCGTGAGGACTTGCGAACCCTCAAACTCGAACTGACCCGGGATCTGGAACAGTTCGAAGCCCGCGCCGTGCAGAGCGGTGTCGAGAGCAGCCAATTGGTCGCCGCCCGTTATGTGCTCTGCACAGTGATCGACGAAGCGGTGGTCACTACATCATGGGGCAATGGAAACGGTTGGTCGCAGATGAGCCTGCTCAGTACCTTCCATAACGAAACCTTCGGCGGCGAAAAGGTCTTCCAGTTGCTGGATCGCTTGTCGAAAAATCCCACCAGACACTTGCCGATACTCGAGTTGCTGTACCTGTGCCTCTCCCTCGGTTTCGAGGGCAAATACCGGGTTCAGGCGCGCGGAGCACTGGAGCTCGAAGGCGTCCGCGACAGCCTCTACCGGCTGATCCGCCAGGTACGTGGCGAGGTTCCCAATGAACTGTCACCTCATTGCGAAAGCCTCGAAGGGGTACGTCGCGACCCCGTTCGCATCGTTCAGGCCTGGACCGTGGCGCTCTTCACCCTGATATGCCTGGGGATGATGTATTCGAGCTTTGCCTGGGTACTGGCCGAGCACCGCAAGACTGTCCTGCACCCTTATCAATCACCAGCGCCGGTCACCGCTCAACCGTTGCCATAACAGGGATGTGTCATGAAATTTCTTTTCAGGAAGGTGGGCGCCTGGGTGCGTCCAGCCTGGGTCTGGACGTTGCTACTGATCCTTTGCGCAACGCTGTTGGTGTGGTTCCTTGGGCCACTGCTGGCGGTCAATGACTATAAGTTCTGGGCAAGCCCGACGGCACGTTTGCTGACCATCAGTGCATTGTTGCTGGGGTGGGGGCTGGCAATGGTGTTCATCAATGGACGTACTGGCGCCAGCGCGGCGTCCCAGGCAATCGATACCGACAGGCATCACCGTCTTCGCCAGGCAAGCATGGACGATGAACGACGCGAACTGCACTCGCGCTTCAAGCAAGCGTTGCGCATACCTGACGCTTCACCCGCGCACGCCGGCCACAACTTGCGCCTGCACAACGGTTTGCCGTGGTACTTGCTGATAGGCCCGCCAGCCTGCGGCAAGACCAGCCTGCTCGATTGCTCGGGCATTGAATTCTTCATCGACCGGCCTGAACGCAAGCCAACTGACGGTGCATCGGCCACCCGGTATTGCGACTGGTACTTTTCCGAGCAGGCGGTGATGGTCGATACCGCAGGACGCTATCTGAGCCAGGTGGACACCGAAGTCGACGGCAGTGCCTGGAACACCTTGCTCGAACGGCTGCGCAAGCGTCGCCGCAATCGGCCCCTGAGTGGCGTTCTGGTCACTGTACCCATCGAGCTCTTGCGTCGCGGGAGCGAGGATGAGGTCATCACTCTGGCCTGTCACATCCGTGGTCGTTTGCAGGAGATGCAACGGCAACTGCACATGGATGCACCCATTTACCTGGTACTGAGCAAGGCAGACTGCGTGCCGGGCTTCAACGAGTTCTTCGATTCGCTGACTCGCGAGGACAGCGACCAGGTGCTGGGGGCGACGTTCAGTCGGAACCAGCGAGGCACCGACGTGACCGTGTTGCGGGACGAGCTCGAGGCGCTGCTCCATCGGCTCAATAGCCAGGTGATCATGCGCATGCACGAAGAGCGCGATCTCCAGCGCCGCAGTCACATTCTCGACTTCCCTCATCAGTTGGGGCAGATCGGCACCAATCTGTACCTGCTGGTGGAGAAAGCCTTTACCGGGAGCGTTTGCCCGCTGCGTGGGTTCTACCTGACCAGTGCCGCGCCTGGCAGACGCCCACGGTTCATCCAATCACTCCTCAATCGGATCATTTTCCCCGAAGCCGATCTGGCGGGCCTTGATCAACGCGAGCGCAACCGTATCCATTGGGGACAGCGGGCTCTGTACGTGGGAGCGCTGTCAATCCTCGGCCTGCTCGGGCTGTTGTGGGCGAACGGTTTTTCGTCCAACCATGAGCGTCTGGAACACTTGCGCACATTGGCGCAACGCTGGGAGCAAAAGTACTTCGCCCTGCAACTGGATGATAATTGGCTCGCCCTGAGCGAATCCCTCGATACGCGTTTCGCAGCCACGCGGATTTTCCCGCCCGCTGGAGAGGTGCCGCTGCATGAGCGCGTCGGCTTGTATCAGGGCGAACCGAGCGAACCGGCCGTGACTGACGCCTACAGGCGTGAATTGCGAGAGCAATTGCTACCCCGGGTCACGCAGATGCTTGAAGGACATATCCGGGACAATCTGGATAACCGCGAAAACCTGTTCAACAGCTTGCGTGCGTACCTGATGCTGAACCGGCAGGAACGACGCGATGCCCCGTGGCTCAAGGATCGGGTTACTCAAGATTGGTCCTTGCGTTACGCCGGCAACACGGCGCTACCGGACGGCTTGAGTGGTCACTTCGAGCGCTTGCTGCAACAACCGTTCACCCAGCGGCTCGATGACTCTCTAGTGGCTGAGGCCCGAGAAGTCCTGCGCAGCGAATCCATGGCCGCCGTGGTCTATCGCATACTGCGCGAGCAGGCCAGACACCTGCCGCAGTACCGCTTCAGCCAGCATCTGGGGTCGCAGGGGCGGCTGTTGGTCGGCATCGATCATCCGATCCCCGGCTTCTACACACGCCGAGGGTACGAACATTACTTCTCGGTTCAGGGTATGACACTGATCACCGAACTGCTGCGGGACAACTGGGTACTGGGCGAAGGCACAACCCTCAACGGTGGAGACTTGCGACGCCTGATAACCGAGCTCGAACAGCTGTACTTTCGCGACTATGCCGACCAGTGGAGCGAAGCGATTGGGCACGTAGCGTTGCAATCGCTCGGTGGCACCGGCGAAGGGGCCGAACAACTGGCGGGGCTGACATCGGCCCATTCGCCGATCCTGCAGATGCTGGTCCAGGTGCGGGAAAACACCCGGCTCCAGACCGTTGCCGAACGTATCGACGAGGCGATGCCTGGCGTCGGGGATAGCGCCGCAGTGCAACTGGTGGCCACCACCCAAAAAATCTCCGGGAGTCTCGCCGAGAAGTTGCCGGACACCGCGCAGAA belongs to Pseudomonas sp. B21-028 and includes:
- the tssJ gene encoding type VI secretion system lipoprotein TssJ → MSRCTMLFLTTLTTVVTTLLLAGCTTLSPFSTMTKLALTLTASDQLNPDLNGRPSPVVVRLFELRHPVAFENSDFFSLYERARETLSPDLLSSEELELRPGETVELKLDIAGGGRYVGVVAAYRDLPQARWRYTLPVTAAQLNKASLILDQDGITNAIETPAGTDAR
- the tssK gene encoding type VI secretion system baseplate subunit TssK, producing the protein MNHDKVIWQEGMLLRPQHLQHNDRYFDHQLKFRTRFLAQYTWGFLALEIDTQFLNMGQLVVSQASGVLPDGSLFDLNSSAGPLVLEVPPNTSNTSIYLALPLVTGNRVESRRPEHSDVLARYITYEMQVADCNAADTLSSQISCGRPDLRLLLGEQQTDQAFVKLKLCEVLDTTSDGVIRLDPDFVPTFIQAGSSSYLRSCLKEVIGMLGHRGDSLAERIRSNGKAGGTQVGDFMMLQLINRNELLLRHDLDLEQVHPERLYRTLLSLLGELATFSGESKRPPLNNHYRHGDQGGCFRSLMQGIRQMLSMVLEQHVIELPLQARQYGIIVSPVHDLSLLGSASFVLAASAHCDGEELRQRLPSQLKVGPVERIRQLVNLHLPGIRIRPLPVAPRQIAFHANKTYFILEPNPEDLSQLKRSAGFAFHVSGDFTELELNFWAIRN
- the icmH gene encoding type IVB secretion system protein IcmH/DotU gives rise to the protein MDKENPQDETTVLLDHHGQRPASQPLTNAAAPPRIEQLQERMIYAAHQPSTRTSTTGLNPLVAAASGLLSQLARLKHGRDREDLRTLKLELTRDLEQFEARAVQSGVESSQLVAARYVLCTVIDEAVVTTSWGNGNGWSQMSLLSTFHNETFGGEKVFQLLDRLSKNPTRHLPILELLYLCLSLGFEGKYRVQARGALELEGVRDSLYRLIRQVRGEVPNELSPHCESLEGVRRDPVRIVQAWTVALFTLICLGMMYSSFAWVLAEHRKTVLHPYQSPAPVTAQPLP
- the tssM gene encoding type VI secretion system membrane subunit TssM; translation: MKFLFRKVGAWVRPAWVWTLLLILCATLLVWFLGPLLAVNDYKFWASPTARLLTISALLLGWGLAMVFINGRTGASAASQAIDTDRHHRLRQASMDDERRELHSRFKQALRIPDASPAHAGHNLRLHNGLPWYLLIGPPACGKTSLLDCSGIEFFIDRPERKPTDGASATRYCDWYFSEQAVMVDTAGRYLSQVDTEVDGSAWNTLLERLRKRRRNRPLSGVLVTVPIELLRRGSEDEVITLACHIRGRLQEMQRQLHMDAPIYLVLSKADCVPGFNEFFDSLTREDSDQVLGATFSRNQRGTDVTVLRDELEALLHRLNSQVIMRMHEERDLQRRSHILDFPHQLGQIGTNLYLLVEKAFTGSVCPLRGFYLTSAAPGRRPRFIQSLLNRIIFPEADLAGLDQRERNRIHWGQRALYVGALSILGLLGLLWANGFSSNHERLEHLRTLAQRWEQKYFALQLDDNWLALSESLDTRFAATRIFPPAGEVPLHERVGLYQGEPSEPAVTDAYRRELREQLLPRVTQMLEGHIRDNLDNRENLFNSLRAYLMLNRQERRDAPWLKDRVTQDWSLRYAGNTALPDGLSGHFERLLQQPFTQRLDDSLVAEAREVLRSESMAAVVYRILREQARHLPQYRFSQHLGSQGRLLVGIDHPIPGFYTRRGYEHYFSVQGMTLITELLRDNWVLGEGTTLNGGDLRRLITELEQLYFRDYADQWSEAIGHVALQSLGGTGEGAEQLAGLTSAHSPILQMLVQVRENTRLQTVAERIDEAMPGVGDSAAVQLVATTQKISGSLAEKLPDTAQKSLQRRFEPLHRLLDPDNGPSADLTQALRALDEVQLQLASLARASVPEQAAFELARSRMSGKRDALSNLRDASTRQPRPISAWFNKLADDSWRLVLNDSYRFVNQRYQSELYSFYGKAINKRYPFSAHSASDVAINDFREFFKDEGIVDRFFERYLQPFVSGSAGHYRLRGIDGQSLPISRAFLDQLAAAHTIRRSFFAENPAEPQVQFKLEPYTLDPAVSRSEFRFGDKALEYRHGPILPVAFTWPSDAQDGRAALVLEKWVGRGVGIEKNTGPWSLFRLFDLMETEYLTGRDVRVLKADLGGLRANFLLMSQRTPNPFDMGALRTFRMPVQL